Proteins from one Tenrec ecaudatus isolate mTenEca1 chromosome 8, mTenEca1.hap1, whole genome shotgun sequence genomic window:
- the LOC142454453 gene encoding thioredoxin yields the protein MVKQIDSKEDFQTALKSAGEKLVVVDFSATWCGPCKMIKPFYHSLSEKYGNVVFLEVDVDDCQDVASECEVKCMPTFQFYKKGQKVGEFSGANKEKLEATINELS from the coding sequence ATGGTGAAGCAGATCGATAGCAAGGAAGATTTTCAGACCGCTCTGAAGAGTGCTGGAGAGAAGCTTGTAGTGGTTGACTTCTCTGCCACATGGTGTGGGCCTTGCAAAATGATCAAGCCTTTCTATCATTCCCTCAGTGAAAAGTATGGCAATGTGGTCTTCCTTGAAGTTGATGTGGATGACTGCCAGGATGTTGCTTCAGAGTGTGAAGTCAAATGCATGCCAACATttcagttttataaaaagggACAAAAGGTGGGTGAATTTTCTGGTGCTAATAAGGAAAAACTTGAAGCTACCATTAACGAATTAAGTTAA